The DNA sequence CTACCCCAATTTGGAACTCATTGATGAAAAATGGGCCTGTTCGGGAAAATCGGTGATGGTCTCCATGGGTAGAGATCTCCCCAAAAACTCAGCTAAGAGCTCCCCTACTCCTTTGACAGACTGCAAAATCGGTAAAGATGGGTGTGGAGGACAAGGGCTCTAGGCCAGTGGCTAGCCTACTTAAGAATCAGAGGAAGCAGGAGACAGAGCCAGGAAGAGGCTGTGGGAGGCTGGAGGTGCAGCTGAAAAGGCtccttaaaacaacaacaacaacaacaacattaaTTTATCCACACCAAGCACCAGTCACATTACATAAATAATCTCATCTTTACAGCAACTCTATTGAAGTCATGTTATGTTTTTCCTAAAGAACTAGGGCTCACTGATCTGGTTCAGATCCTCAGGCACTCTGATGGAAAAGCCAGAGCTCCTCACCATCAGCGATACCACACCAACTCTAGCTGGCTGCCCTGTCGGCAACTGGGTTCCGGCATCTACAGATGGGTCAGAGAGTCTCTAAGTCTATTCTAGCTCTACCATTGAGTTACTCTCCATCGCCGCTAGGGGTATCTTGTTTACTAACCCAGATAATAGGTGTGAATAAAAGAGGATCATGACACTTTAAAGAGGATCTTTCACTACTACTACTAGGTATAAGGAACAAACAATGTGCCCAACAGGAGGTCACAAAGATTCCAATTTCAGATGATTGTTCAGATTGGATGGATATAAGAGTAGTCCTGAGAGGGGCCCCCTTACTCAAGGGTCTGGAGACGCCCCTTCCTGGGAGAGGCTTCGGGCTTGGGAAGGGCAGCCAAGACTGCGGCAGAGCAAGTGAGGCCGGCTGTACAAATGCTGCAGTGGGCAGCTGAGGGCTCCAGGGGAGACAGAGACCTGGGTTTTAGAGGATTTGGGACTGTCCATTTGTGGCATTTTCAGAAACTGGAGGAGAGTTGGTAGAGGTCACGTTTTCTTTCTTAATTGACCCTCTTTTAAAGGCTATGCTTACGCGCTGCTGCCCGGGAAAGTGCGGGACTAGGGGTTAAGGGCGGGTCTCTTAGCATCAGGCCAAAGGGACCAAGTGGAAGTCGGGGAGTCAAGACCAAGGGTGCACCCCAGCACTGGGGGAAGGGGCTTCTGTAATCTTGGGGCTGTTCTGGGAATTCCTTGCTGGAATTCTACATCCCCACCAAATCCTACAGGACAGGGAAAATGCGGGAGTCTGGCTTTGGCGAGCGTCTCTCCACGTTTATTTCGTGGCTTGTGGCtggattggaagaaaataagaatcgTTAACTTTTCCATCCCCACTGTCCATAAACGGGAAGGCGGCACGCAGTGTTAGGGACCGGTAGGGCTCGTCCGCCCCTCCTTCACTCCCTTCCTCTGGCGCGGCCTGGAGGCGGGGGCGCCAACCCTCGCCAAAAGGGCGCTCGCGGGCCGGGGCCCCGCGCTCGCAGTTCCCGGGGGAAGCCGCGTTGCCAGGTTGGGTTTAACGCCTCCGCCCGAGCGCAGATTGTCCGGTGCTGAAGGCGCCACCTCTGGCGCTCAGGCGCGAGCCGCCCCTCCCGCGCAGCGGTCTTCCCTCTCCACTTGGCCCTCCTTCCGCACTTCCACAGCCGTCCCTTAGCTCCACCCCGGCCACGCGCCTTCCCCGACCTCCGGCCGGCTTCTGAGCCTGCAGGCTCCGGGCAGAGCGCAGGGTGTGGGTCGCTATCGCAGCCTGGCCTCCGACTCCGAGCAGTCGGCGTGGGGAGACAGGATGCAGGCAGGCGGGGGCGCCGCGACGGGACGCCGGGCCTTCGATAGCATCTGTCCCAACAGGATGCTGGAGCTGCGGGGCCGGCCCTTCGGCAAACCTGAGAAGCTAGAGAGGAAGGTGGGGCCGTGGGCCGAGGCCGGAGCCGGGTGGGGTCCGCACGCTCCTGGCCCCGAGGGCTGACCCGCGCTCACCGTTTCTGTGCCCGGCTAGTTCGCCTCTCCGCGGAAGCTCTTTCCTGGCTGCAGCGGCGGCAGCACGGTGTTGGTGTATGAGGATCCCCGCGACGCGGAGCCCGCTGCGCTGCCAGGTGAGCACGATGGTCCCCGCGAGACCCCTGGGGTTCCCCGcggcgggtgggggggggggggggcgggggggcgccGGGGCCCCGGgcgcccggggggggggggggggggggggggggggggggggggcgcgcgCGGCTGCCCTGGCTCTGACATCCTGGCGGGGATGCTAGCGGCGAGCCCTTGCGGGGAGGCTCAGGCTTTGAGGGGCGCGTATCTCCGGTTCTTCCTGCGCAGCCCTCACCACCATAGACCTGCAGGACCTCGCCGACTGCTCCTCGCTGCTCGGGTCCGACGCGCCGCCTGGTGGTGACTCGGCCACCTCGCAGGTACCTCCCCTTCCTCGTGGAGCCTCGCGACCTCCGGTAGCACAAACTCCAACTCCGGAGTCATGGTTTCTTTTCCGCAAGGGCTCGTCTCGGGTGGGGAGCGCAAGCACGTCTGGATACTGAGGGGAGACATCGTGCCGGAATCTGAGCCTCCGGGATCAGAACTTCTTCTTCCCTCCTAGTATGTTACGAAGGCCTCATTCCCAGAGCTGTTCTGGCCTACTCAGGACAGGGGGATTCACCTGGAGGGCTACCCTGCCAGATGggtctccccatcccctccccaactATACCCTGGAGCTGCGACAAAGCAACGTGGAGATTGCGCACTGTGGGAACGGGCGGGTAGGTGGGTGCAAAGTTGCGCGCTGGGTACCTAATACGTGTCCTGTCTGTGCGCCCAACATCCCCTTCCTGGCCTTTCACTAACAGCTCTCATTCCCTGGTATCTAAGGAATGTGGAGATAGGAGGATAATTTTTCTATCAAGACTGTAAAAGAAGAGTTTACGTTTAGGGGGATGCCGAAAGAGGGACAAAGGATTCTGGAAGAAATCTGACAGAAAACGTTTCTCTCTTTAGGGATGGTCCTTCAGCAGTTGGGCACTTTTAAAAcatgcttttcttcctcttcaaagcCTCCTGTCATTTACTTTTACGGGGCAAAGAGgcttttgacttttttattttccaaaaaaaccTACCTTCTTGATTCCACCCCACTTCTACCACTTGCCAGAGCTGATACTCCTCAGCAGAGGATGGAGCCTCCAGCACTGGTGTCTGGGAGGCCAGAAGCCTGGCTCATCCGTGGGATATGAAGTGCCCAGAGGACAGGAGGTCTTAGCCAGATGCAGCCTACAGGAAGACTGCCAGTTTCTTCGCAGCAGGTGCTGGGGACATGAGGTCCCTGGGGACAGGCCCAGCACAGAACTCTTCTGAAGATACGACCACCTCCCAGAATTGGGGTTGGTGATGGAGCAAGGCTTCCCAGACCTCCTCTAAGGGCCTCTTAGAATTGGGATGGAGTGTAGCTGGACACTGACAGCAAAGATGGTTAGGTCAAAAAGTGAGAGTGGGCATTGCCCTGCAGAGGCCATTCTATTCTTTTTAGGTCTGGATGCTCAAATAGGGGAAAGACAGTGCCTGAGCATCTTTCAGTTGACCCAGAGGCCTACATCACTCCCTTACTCCAACATGTTTGTTTTGCAAGTAACAAAAATCAAGCAGGCTCTTGCTGAATTTTGCTTAAGTATGCAGAACTTAAACTGGACATCAGGTTCTGTGttagtcttattttcttttttggctacTGTTATAGTTGAAGAAATGCCAGATATGGATCTAACTGGGAAGGTAGGATTCAAAGTTTCCAGGACAGAGCTCACACCAGATAGCCCAAGAGGTCCAGGGTGTTTCCTGGGGAAGATGGTTGGTGCAGAGGGAGAGGGACCCTTGGGGGAAAATGCCCTGGAAGGACCCCTGGCCAGTGCACACTCAGAtaacatttcccagccttcttcCTGCTGGGGAAGGTGAACAGAGAGAGGAATGCTCGAGAAGTGTTTGAGGTCCAGAATGGGCCAAGACCTGGGGTAGCATAGGAGGAAACATCTCCTGGGCCCCAGTTCCTGAATTGGCCTCCAGTCTCCTCATGGTAAGGGCGTTTCTTCAATCTCTACTGAGAGGGAAACTTTTCAGCCCTTGGGAAATGAGTTCGTTTCTGACTCCTTTAACCAGGGCAGAACTTTTGCTTCAGGATTTATCTGGGCCTTTCAGTCCTTTCTTTCTAAGCTCCTTTCCCCTTATAGCCTCAGTTTCCAACTGGTGCTAGAGGCCTCCCTGATTGCAACTCTCCCCCCTGAGGAGAACTGATGCTTGTCCAGTCTTTGAAGTTAGGGTCAGAATAAGTTCCTCTcctcagaaatatttgaatagtAAAGaagggcttttgggagaagagtATGATTAACACTAAGGAATAAATCAATAATAGTGGAATCAGTAGACTAGATATGGGTTTATTTGATCCATCCCTCACACCATGCCCCTGGAGAGACTTCTTTCCCCTTCCCAGTGCTCTCTTCGTTGGAAGCCAGGCTTtcctaaaagagagagaaaagctagAGGCAATGAGGTATagaggaaagagaactgaaaTAGGCACGAGCATTCTGGGGCAGGAGCCGCAATTCCACCATTTCAGAGCTAGGTAAACTCTGGGCAACccaatttctctgagcttcagattctCCATCAGAGGAGGAGTCACTTCCTGGGCCCTGCCTGCTTTCCACATTGCTGCGAGAATTGACAGAAAAGACTCTACCTAAAAGAGTTTTGGCAACTCTAAATGGCCATGAATTAAGGGAATAAGAAGGTTCTCGGACCGCCAGCCCTTTACTGTCTCCTTCCGCCGCAGGCACCCAGGCACGTTGCGGGAACCCGGGAGAGTGTCCAGTGCGAGATGCTGGAGGCGCGTCACACTGTACAGGAAAAGTCAACTCCGACTTTtttaagagaaggaagagcaataGGGGCCACGCCTGCGTGATGAACACAGGCACTTTCcatagcatccctggcctctcatCATAGTCTaccttttcccttcctttatgGGGAGGGGGTGGTTTAGTTGTGACTGAGCCTTGGCGGGATATATGGCCTCGAATTACTGCTTTGGATGACTTTGCACGCTGTAGGatcttgggaagaaaaagagtgTTCGCACGCCCAGCTTCCTACTCTTAGAGTGGTGGCTCCTAGGCCAGTCGGAGGTAAGTCGGCGCCGAGGTCCAGCGGGCGCACGAGGACCGCGCCGGGCCGCACGGAGGCAGCTGGTTGGCTGGTGGCTGGCCAGTGAGTCGGCTCAGGGACTGTGCCTGCCGTCCGAGGCTGGGCGCGGGGCCGCTGCGCTGCGCGCGGAAGGCCAGACGCCGGCCACAGGCGCACAGTTTCGGAGTGCTGCTGGGTCCTCGCGGAGCCTATTCCCGCTTTGTGCGTCCCGCTCCCCACCATGGCAGTGCAAGCCATGTGTCTTCCGTGTCTCGGATGGGGTTTTGACTTTCAGGTATGAGGTTCGGGTGCGAACAGCGAGTGCGTGCAGACCCGCCCCGGAACCCGGGGAGGACAACTGTCGATCTAGGAAGTGTTGCAGGCCTGCCAGACTCGACGTTAACTAGATTACGCCTCTGGTTTATTTCAGAACCATTCCCTGCAAACCCCAGCGGACTTTGACCTGCAAGATTTCAGAGACACCGTGGACGATCTCATTGCAGGCAAGGCCAGTCTCCTTGCAGTTAGATAACTGCGGGGTTGTCCCCTACCCCCCAAATCAGACTAGTGCAGATTTCGTGGTCGTGAAGGTGGTAAACCCAGCAATTTATCAAAGGGTCAGATTCTTCCATGTTTAGGAGACCCCCACCCTTCCTGATGGAGATGAATTACTGGATCTATATGGCTCTCTCAGTTGGTCAGTATGAGTTCTGGGGGAGGGAAGCCTGCGCTGTGATGTGGTCGGGGAGAGGCTGAGCGATAGGAGTGTGCAGAGCAGCGGGCGTGTGTGACTTCGGGCAGTTTGCCCTGGCCACCGTGGAGATTCAGTTCAGATCACCTCAACAGGCATATATTGAGCGACTGCTGTGTTCGTACAGGATATTAAGAAGGGCTTGGGAATTGTAGGGTTTGCAGAGTGAGGGGTGCTTTACTTAATAAAGAAAAGTCTCCACATAAACCCTACGCCCGGCGTGGCATTGTCCCTGTAGCTAGCTGGGCATGAGTCTGAGGCTGTAAACCCAACTCCCGCTCTTCCTCAGACTCATCCTCTTTGATGTCGCCTCCCCTGGCCGGCGGaaacttccccttctctccttgcGACGTATTGCCCTTCGGGTCCTGTCTCTCCCCGCCGCTGGACCCACGGGCCCTGCAGTCACCGCCGCTGCGCCCTCCGGACGTGCCTCCGCCAGAGCAGTACTGGAAGGAGGTGGCCGACCAGAACCAGAGGGCGTTGGGGGACGCGCTCGTTGAGAATAACCAAGTAGGGACCCTGGGCTGGCGGCCAGGACTCCTGGGGCGGAGACAGGGTGGAAGCGGGGGTTGCAGGAGCGGGAACGTGTCCTTATGGACCTCAGAACCAGTGGGCCGAGTGGTTCCTGTAGCTGCTGTTGCTCCAGCGGCTCTACCTCAGTTTCCAACTTCACTAAGTGGGAAGGATCCTACCCCCCCCTTAGATTTTTAATAGGGCTacgaatatttattgaaaattttctatttgCCTGGTATTGTGCTTACCAAtttactttctcttctcatttaatACAACCACTGAGATAGAGATACTCTTActagctccattttttttttttttgcggataaagaaactgaggtgtAGGAAAGTTGAACTTCAGAGGCAGAATCTAGATCTGCCTGTTGCCCAAGTCAGTACTCTTCACCACCATGCTACACTGAGGTTTAACTGAGAAACATTTGTCTAAGTGcttggtaaaaagaaaagaaaagaaaattgactaTTATTCTCAGCAGTGTGAATGCCCTCGGGTCCCCTGTTCCTGATTAGACATTAGGATCTGGGTTTAATTCATGCAGAGTATGCAGACGAGACCGAGCACGGTGGGCTATCTCTGAATGTTTGGGTTTCCTCCTGTAGCTGCACGTGACGCTGACCCAGAAACAGGAGGAGATCGCCTCGCTCAAGGAGCGGAACGTACAACTGAGGGAACTCGCCAGTCGCACCCGGCACCTGGCCTCAGTGCTGGATGTAAGTGGGGCGCGGCCACGTGGGACACTGCACAAAGTCGGAAGTATTCCTGTGCACCCCCTACCCTGCTCCCAGTGTTGGGACCCGGCAGGGGTCGGGGAACGGAGAGGACCGCTGGGAGCTCGCTGAGCCACTTGCCGGGGGCGCCTCAGTCCTCCCAGTCGCCCAGGTCCGCTTTGCACGCTCCGCACAAGGCGAGTCCAGCTGGCCCCAGGGCGGCGCTCCTCCCCATCTTTTGTAGAAACTGATGATCACGCAATCCCGGGATTGCGGGGCGGCAGCAGAGCCCTTCCTGCTCAAGGCGACCGCCAAAAGGAGCCTGGAGGAGTTGTTCAGCGCTGCGGGGCAGGATTGCACGGAAGTGGACGCCATCCTGAGGGAGATTTCCGAGCGCTGCGATGAAGCGCTGCAGAGCCGCGATCCCAAGCGGCTTCGGCTGCAGCCGGAGCCCGGGAGCACGGACGGCAGGCCCGGGAACCTGCACGGCGCCTTCCGGGGGCTGCTCACAGACTGCAGCCGGAGCGCGCTGAACCTGA is a window from the Equus quagga isolate Etosha38 chromosome 9, UCLA_HA_Equagga_1.0, whole genome shotgun sequence genome containing:
- the MCIDAS gene encoding multicilin, which encodes MQAGGGAATGRRAFDSICPNRMLELRGRPFGKPEKLERKFASPRKLFPGCSGGSTVLVYEDPRDAEPAALPALTTIDLQDLADCSSLLGSDAPPGGDSATSQNHSLQTPADFDLQDFRDTVDDLIADSSSLMSPPLAGGNFPFSPCDVLPFGSCLSPPLDPRALQSPPLRPPDVPPPEQYWKEVADQNQRALGDALVENNQLHVTLTQKQEEIASLKERNVQLRELASRTRHLASVLDKLMITQSRDCGAAAEPFLLKATAKRSLEELFSAAGQDCTEVDAILREISERCDEALQSRDPKRLRLQPEPGSTDGRPGNLHGAFRGLLTDCSRSALNLSHSELEEGASFSTPIRSHSTIRTLAFPQGNAFTIRTANGGYKFRWVPS